The following are encoded in a window of Anaerolineales bacterium genomic DNA:
- a CDS encoding UDP-N-acetylmuramoyl-L-alanyl-D-glutamate--2,6-diaminopimelate ligase — MRLLHILRNLDVIDLGGQPDFEITKLTADSRAAQEGALFVALSGSEKDGHDFLADAERRGAAAAVGEKDVAGLGIPYFRVPDSRLAWAQIAAAWYDHPSHNLILIGVTGTDGKTTTASLIHRILRNAGCAAGLLTTLNVVIGSHTLDTGLHVTTPDALEIQGYLAQMVDEGITHCVLEATSHGLAQQRVGACEFDVAVVTNITHEHLDYHGSYEAYRQAKSRLFSQGLQGSQKPFAPEKTAVLNRDDASYDFLRGVTNARCLTYGLKENAGVYAKDVESRSGSLHFTACSASFEVNIESNLIGRYNVPNCLAALTVAVEALGIAPAAAAEGIAQLKRVPGRMQRIDLGQSFTAIVDFAHTPNALRRALETAREITQGRVIAVFGSAGLRDREKRRMMAEVSAELADLTILTAEDPRTESLDSILEEMAQGARAKGGVEGKTFWRKPDRGDALRFAVREAHPGDLVIACGKGHEQSMCFGAIEYPWDDRTAMQVALAELLGIEGGPAMPYLPTSEA, encoded by the coding sequence ATGCGTTTACTTCATATCTTACGTAATTTGGACGTAATCGACCTCGGTGGCCAGCCGGATTTCGAGATCACGAAGCTGACCGCCGATTCGCGCGCCGCGCAGGAAGGCGCGCTGTTCGTCGCTCTCAGCGGGAGTGAGAAAGACGGGCATGACTTCCTGGCCGATGCCGAAAGAAGAGGCGCGGCTGCCGCCGTCGGTGAGAAAGACGTAGCCGGATTGGGTATCCCCTACTTTCGAGTTCCCGATTCACGTCTGGCCTGGGCTCAGATTGCGGCCGCCTGGTACGATCATCCCTCGCACAATTTGATCCTCATCGGGGTCACCGGCACGGACGGCAAGACGACGACCGCCAGCTTGATCCACCGGATTCTACGCAATGCGGGCTGCGCAGCCGGCCTGCTCACCACGCTCAACGTGGTCATCGGTTCTCATACGTTGGACACAGGGTTGCACGTTACCACACCGGACGCCCTCGAGATCCAGGGCTACCTGGCGCAGATGGTCGACGAAGGGATCACGCACTGCGTCCTGGAGGCCACGTCTCACGGCCTGGCGCAGCAAAGGGTCGGGGCATGCGAATTCGATGTTGCTGTCGTCACCAACATCACTCACGAACATCTCGATTATCACGGTTCCTACGAGGCGTACAGGCAGGCAAAAAGCCGGTTGTTCTCACAAGGATTGCAGGGTTCACAGAAGCCATTCGCGCCCGAAAAGACGGCGGTGCTCAACCGGGATGACGCTTCTTATGATTTCCTGCGCGGGGTCACGAATGCGCGCTGCCTGACCTACGGATTGAAGGAGAACGCCGGCGTCTATGCGAAGGACGTCGAAAGCCGCAGTGGAAGCCTGCACTTCACGGCTTGCAGCGCCAGCTTCGAGGTGAATATCGAGAGCAATTTGATCGGGCGCTATAACGTTCCGAACTGCCTGGCTGCATTGACCGTCGCCGTCGAAGCGCTGGGGATCGCGCCGGCGGCGGCTGCGGAGGGGATCGCCCAACTCAAACGCGTTCCGGGGCGCATGCAGCGTATCGATTTGGGTCAGTCGTTCACCGCCATCGTCGATTTCGCCCACACCCCCAATGCCCTGCGCAGAGCGTTGGAAACGGCGCGTGAAATCACCCAGGGGCGTGTGATCGCCGTCTTCGGGTCGGCCGGGTTGAGGGACCGGGAGAAACGGCGCATGATGGCGGAGGTCTCCGCCGAACTTGCCGATCTGACGATCCTGACGGCTGAAGATCCACGTACGGAATCGTTGGACAGTATTTTAGAAGAAATGGCCCAGGGCGCACGAGCCAAGGGCGGCGTCGAAGGGAAGACCTTCTGGCGCAAGCCGGACCGTGGCGACGCCCTGCGTTTCGCCGTACGAGAAGCCCACCCCGGCGATTTGGTGATCGCCTGCGGTAAGGGGCATGAACAGTCGATGTGTTTTGGCGCGATCGAATATCCCTGGGATGACCGCACGGCGATGCAGGTGGCGCTGGCAGAATTGCTGGGGATTGAAGGTGGTCCCGCCATGCCTTATTTGCCGACGAGTGAGGCGTGA
- the atpF gene encoding F0F1 ATP synthase subunit B has product MKALGINLGYLLVQVLNFLILFVVLRKWVFIPIVELLERRRATMEQGLQDAREAAEARANAEVEAESILDKARQEAAKVVREAGERAGNTAIDIKNEAERQAMHIREVAKDESEQAKIQALRDLRGQVAALAIAAAQKVIGEALDEKRQRALINDFFSGVRDGKVVLLEDEKLTGTRAEVTSALPLTDKEQDLVKREVLSRLGGGATVSFRVETDILGGLVIRVGDKVLDGSVAGKLESLRQTLE; this is encoded by the coding sequence TTGAAAGCGTTAGGCATAAACCTTGGCTATCTACTCGTTCAAGTTTTAAATTTTTTGATCCTGTTCGTCGTGCTGCGCAAATGGGTGTTTATCCCCATCGTCGAGCTGCTCGAACGGCGGCGCGCGACCATGGAGCAGGGCTTGCAGGATGCACGCGAGGCGGCTGAAGCTCGCGCCAACGCAGAAGTAGAAGCGGAATCGATTCTCGATAAAGCCCGTCAGGAAGCGGCGAAAGTCGTGCGTGAAGCCGGCGAGCGTGCGGGAAATACAGCCATCGACATTAAAAACGAGGCGGAACGACAGGCGATGCACATTCGCGAGGTCGCCAAGGATGAAAGCGAACAAGCGAAAATCCAGGCGCTGCGCGATCTGCGCGGGCAGGTGGCTGCTTTGGCCATCGCGGCGGCTCAGAAGGTCATCGGCGAGGCGCTCGATGAAAAACGCCAGCGCGCATTGATCAATGACTTCTTCAGCGGAGTGCGGGACGGCAAAGTAGTTTTGCTCGAAGATGAGAAACTCACCGGCACAAGAGCTGAAGTCACCAGCGCCCTGCCGTTGACGGATAAGGAACAGGATCTCGTGAAACGCGAGGTGTTGAGCAGGTTGGGTGGGGGAGCGACGGTTAGTTTCCGTGTGGAAACGGACATCCTGGGCGGTTTGGTGATACGTGTGGGTGACAAGGTGCTGGACGGTTCGGTTGCCGGGAAGCTTGAAAGCCTACGCCAAACCCTCGAATAA
- the atpE gene encoding ATP synthase F0 subunit C yields MDYESARILGKLIGAGLATLGMIGAGLGIGVVGSGALQAMGRNPDASGMIQTNMVLGIAFAEAVAIYSLVVALLILFVG; encoded by the coding sequence ATGGATTATGAATCCGCCCGCATTCTCGGAAAACTCATTGGTGCCGGACTCGCTACCCTGGGTATGATCGGAGCCGGTCTCGGGATCGGCGTCGTTGGTAGCGGAGCGCTACAGGCGATGGGGCGCAACCCCGACGCTTCCGGCATGATCCAGACGAACATGGTCCTTGGCATTGCATTCGCAGAGGCCGTGGCGATCTACTCGCTGGTTGTCGCCTTACTCATCCTCTTCGTAGGATAA